The Litchfieldia alkalitelluris genome has a window encoding:
- the yneA gene encoding cell division suppressor protein YneA, producing the protein MKLSIEGLTFYILFFVLLIGLTFAFTNTLNQGNNDYVQITVSEGDSLWSLNETYKELHPYDFEEFVNWIESNNNIKAESIKSGDQLVLPIYFEKDVERFTAFVTEDLNE; encoded by the coding sequence ATGAAACTATCAATTGAGGGACTAACATTTTATATTTTATTTTTTGTTTTATTAATTGGATTAACTTTTGCTTTTACCAACACCTTGAATCAAGGGAATAATGATTATGTTCAGATAACTGTATCAGAAGGTGATTCTTTATGGAGTTTAAATGAAACATATAAGGAACTTCATCCTTATGACTTCGAAGAATTCGTTAATTGGATTGAGAGTAACAATAATATAAAGGCAGAATCTATAAAATCGGGTGACCAACTTGTATTACCAATATACTTTGAGAAAGACGTTGAAAGATTTACAGCTTTTGTAACTGAGGACTTAAATGAGTAA
- the lexA gene encoding transcriptional repressor LexA, whose amino-acid sequence MTKLSKRQQDILNYIKSEVKDKGYPPSVREIGEAVGLASSSTVHGHLSRLESKGLIRRDPTKPRAIEILDVEADSHVINYNVVNVPVIGKVTAGLPITAIENIEEYFPLPDKYVTPDDNVFMLEIMGDSMIEAGILDGDLVIVKQQQSANNGDIVVAMTEDDEATVKRFFKEKDHFRLQPENSLLEPIILRNVSILGKVIGVYRTVH is encoded by the coding sequence TTGACAAAACTATCTAAAAGACAACAAGATATATTAAATTACATAAAAAGTGAAGTAAAAGACAAGGGATATCCTCCGTCAGTAAGAGAAATAGGAGAAGCTGTTGGTCTTGCCTCTAGTTCAACAGTTCACGGTCATTTATCAAGACTAGAAAGTAAAGGTTTGATAAGAAGAGACCCAACAAAGCCTCGAGCAATTGAAATATTAGATGTTGAAGCCGATTCCCATGTTATCAACTATAATGTAGTTAATGTTCCAGTAATTGGTAAGGTTACAGCAGGATTACCTATTACTGCAATAGAAAATATTGAAGAATATTTCCCTCTTCCCGATAAATATGTAACACCTGATGATAATGTATTTATGTTAGAAATCATGGGTGATAGTATGATTGAAGCTGGGATTCTAGACGGTGACCTTGTTATTGTAAAGCAACAACAATCAGCTAATAACGGAGATATTGTGGTAGCAATGACTGAGGATGATGAAGCAACAGTAAAAAGATTCTTTAAGGAAAAGGATCATTTCCGCCTTCAACCTGAAAATTCTTTACTTGAACCTATTATTCTAAGAAATGTATCCATACTTGGAAAAGTAATTGGAGTATATCGAACTGTACACTAA
- the glnA gene encoding type I glutamate--ammonia ligase, giving the protein MARFTREDIFRLAKEQNVKYIRLQFTDILGTIKNVEIPSSQLEKALDNKMMFDGSSIEGFVRIEESDMYLFPDLDTWVVFPWTAEKGKVARLICDIYNPDGTPFEGDPRNNLKRMLKEMEALGFTDFNLGPEPEFFLFKLDEKGEPTLELNDNGGYFDLAPTDLGENCRRDIVLELEEMGFEVEASHHEVAPGQHEIDFKYAGALRACDDIQTFKLVVKTIARKHGLHATFMPKPLFGVNGSGMHCNLSLFKNGVNAFYDPNGELELSETARQFIAGIIKHAPNFTAVTNPTVNSYKRLVPGYEAPCYVAWSARNRSPLIRIPASRGLSTRVEVRSVDPAANPYLAMAVLLAAGLAGIKNSLQAPPPVDRNIYVMNKEERIEAGIVDLPATLAAALDNFKTDEVLIAALGNHLAEHFIEAKEIEWDMFRTQVHPWERDQYMSMY; this is encoded by the coding sequence ATGGCAAGGTTTACTAGAGAAGATATTTTCCGTTTAGCTAAGGAACAAAATGTAAAGTACATTCGATTACAATTTACTGACATCTTAGGGACAATTAAAAATGTTGAAATTCCATCAAGTCAGCTTGAGAAAGCTCTTGATAATAAAATGATGTTTGATGGTTCTTCTATCGAGGGGTTTGTACGTATTGAAGAGTCTGATATGTATCTATTCCCTGATTTAGATACATGGGTAGTCTTTCCTTGGACTGCAGAAAAAGGGAAAGTTGCTCGTCTAATTTGTGATATCTATAATCCGGATGGAACGCCTTTTGAAGGTGATCCTCGTAACAACTTAAAGCGCATGTTAAAGGAAATGGAAGCTCTAGGATTTACAGATTTCAATCTTGGACCAGAGCCTGAATTTTTCTTATTCAAACTAGATGAAAAAGGCGAACCTACACTTGAGTTAAACGATAATGGTGGATATTTTGATCTAGCTCCAACTGATTTAGGTGAAAACTGCCGTCGTGACATCGTTTTAGAACTTGAAGAAATGGGATTTGAAGTTGAAGCGTCTCACCATGAGGTAGCTCCAGGTCAACATGAAATTGATTTCAAATATGCTGGCGCATTAAGAGCATGTGATGATATCCAAACATTTAAATTAGTTGTAAAAACAATTGCTCGTAAGCATGGTTTGCATGCAACATTTATGCCTAAGCCATTATTTGGTGTGAATGGTTCAGGGATGCATTGTAATTTATCATTATTTAAAAATGGCGTAAATGCATTCTATGATCCAAATGGTGAATTAGAATTAAGTGAAACAGCAAGACAATTTATTGCTGGTATTATTAAACACGCACCTAACTTTACAGCGGTTACTAATCCAACTGTAAACTCATATAAGCGTTTAGTTCCAGGTTATGAGGCACCTTGTTATGTGGCATGGTCTGCTCGTAACAGAAGTCCGCTAATTCGTATTCCTGCATCTCGCGGTCTAAGCACTCGTGTTGAGGTGCGTAGTGTAGATCCGGCTGCAAACCCATACTTAGCAATGGCAGTATTATTAGCTGCTGGTTTAGCTGGTATTAAAAATAGCTTACAAGCTCCACCACCAGTAGATCGCAACATTTATGTTATGAATAAAGAAGAAAGAATTGAAGCTGGTATTGTTGATCTTCCTGCTACGCTTGCAGCTGCACTTGACAACTTCAAGACTGACGAAGTTCTGATTGCTGCATTAGGAAATCATTTAGCTGAACACTTTATTGAAGCTAAGGAAATTGAATGGGATATGTTCCGTACACAAGTACATCCATGGGAACGTGATCAATACATGTCAATGTATTAA
- a CDS encoding MerR family transcriptional regulator, producing the protein MTDNIRRTMPLFPIGIVMQLTELSARQIRYYEENKLVFPARTEGNRRLFSFNDVDRLLEIRDLIEDGVNLAGIKQIFAVKEGQKQTEETKPKEPVKQELSDVELRKLLKAELIDAGRFNRASLRQGDMSRFFH; encoded by the coding sequence TTGACTGACAACATAAGAAGGACAATGCCATTATTTCCAATTGGTATTGTTATGCAATTAACTGAGTTGTCTGCTCGGCAAATCCGTTATTATGAAGAAAACAAATTAGTCTTCCCTGCGAGAACAGAAGGAAATAGACGGCTTTTTTCTTTTAATGATGTTGATCGTCTTTTAGAAATTAGAGATTTGATTGAGGATGGCGTTAACTTAGCCGGAATTAAACAAATCTTTGCTGTCAAGGAAGGCCAAAAGCAGACAGAAGAAACTAAACCAAAAGAACCTGTTAAACAAGAATTATCTGACGTAGAATTAAGAAAGCTTCTAAAAGCTGAATTAATAGATGCTGGTAGGTTTAACAGAGCTAGCCTTAGACAGGGTGATATGTCAAGGTTTTTCCATTAG
- a CDS encoding methionine gamma-lyase family protein, protein MYSELEFGTKISGLVKEIEEKIKFQHQQVETTIDINQAKVLSSFRKHKVSDSHFNPSTGYGYDDIGRDTLELVYADVFGGEAGLVRPQIISGTHAISIALFGILRPGNELLYITGKPYDTLEEIVGIRGEGIGSLKEFNIDYNTVNLTEDGRVDFEAVRKAITNKTKMVGIQRSKGYATRPSFTISEIKEMIEFIKNINPDIIVFVDNCYGEFVEEIEPCHVGADLMAGSLIKNPGGGIAKTGGYLVGTEVAIKACSYRLTSPGIGAEAGASLYSLQEMYQGFFLAPHIVGQALKGAIFTSAILEQLGFNTYPKWDVYRTDLIQSVQFDDADMMVQFCQAIQYASPVNSYVTPYPSYMPGYSDDVIMAAGTFIQGASIELTADGPLRPPYVAYVQGGLTYSHVKIAICTAINQLLKKNLIVI, encoded by the coding sequence ATGTATTCAGAATTAGAATTTGGAACTAAAATATCTGGTTTAGTTAAAGAAATTGAAGAAAAAATAAAATTCCAGCATCAGCAGGTTGAAACTACGATTGATATAAATCAAGCTAAGGTCTTAAGTAGCTTTAGAAAGCACAAAGTGAGTGATTCCCATTTTAATCCATCAACAGGCTATGGGTATGATGATATTGGTAGGGATACACTTGAATTAGTGTATGCTGATGTTTTTGGAGGAGAAGCTGGACTGGTAAGGCCACAAATCATTTCAGGTACACATGCAATATCAATCGCTTTATTTGGTATTTTGAGGCCAGGAAATGAATTGTTATACATAACAGGAAAACCATATGATACGTTAGAAGAAATCGTTGGTATTAGAGGAGAGGGTATAGGTTCTCTAAAGGAATTTAATATTGACTATAATACGGTAAATTTAACTGAAGATGGAAGAGTTGATTTTGAGGCTGTAAGGAAAGCTATTACTAATAAAACAAAGATGGTTGGAATTCAACGTTCAAAAGGATATGCGACTAGACCATCGTTTACAATATCAGAGATTAAAGAAATGATTGAATTCATAAAGAATATTAATCCAGACATTATTGTTTTTGTTGATAATTGTTATGGTGAATTTGTGGAAGAAATAGAACCTTGTCATGTTGGGGCAGATTTAATGGCAGGTTCATTAATTAAGAACCCTGGCGGGGGGATTGCTAAAACAGGCGGATATCTAGTAGGAACTGAAGTGGCAATAAAGGCATGCTCTTATAGATTAACTTCACCAGGAATTGGAGCCGAAGCGGGTGCATCACTCTACAGCCTGCAAGAAATGTATCAAGGTTTTTTTCTAGCGCCTCATATTGTTGGACAAGCACTTAAAGGGGCAATTTTTACATCAGCGATATTAGAGCAATTAGGATTTAATACATATCCAAAATGGGATGTATATCGAACTGATTTAATTCAATCAGTGCAGTTTGATGACGCTGATATGATGGTTCAATTCTGTCAAGCTATACAATATGCGTCACCTGTCAATTCTTATGTTACGCCCTATCCTAGCTATATGCCTGGTTATAGTGATGACGTAATAATGGCAGCTGGGACATTTATTCAAGGTGCAAGCATCGAACTAACAGCAGATGGTCCATTAAGACCACCGTATGTTGCATATGTTCAAGGTGGCTTAACGTATTCACACGTGAAAATTGCAATTTGCACTGCAATTAATCAATTATTAAAAAAGAACTTAATTGTTATTTAG
- the hflX gene encoding GTPase HflX: protein MFENHENELEKIIIVGLQLQGVEDTRFKYSLDELKSLTKTANGEVVMTVTQKRDKRHNATYIGKGKLEELVALESELDPDVIIINDELSPSQLRNLSSYLKARVIDRTQLILDIFASRANSKEGKLQVELAQLQYLLPRLAGKGIQLSRLGAGIGTRGPGETQLETDRRHINRRIDEIKKQLDVIVQHRERYRERRKKNNAFQMALVGYTNAGKSTLFNRLAEAESFEENLLFATLDPMTRKLILPCGLTTLLTDTVGFIQDLPTSLVAAFRSTLEEVREADLILHVVDASNPDYFNHEQTVYKLLKELKVDSIPMLTIYNKRDQVLPEFVPTTRENSVLVSAHDSKDLFNIKTHIEDKMVEEMSEYKVSIPNTEGKILASLKQDTILKELHYNEDTEMYECNGFIIESHSLSGQLRNFQL from the coding sequence TTGTTTGAAAATCATGAAAATGAACTAGAAAAGATTATTATTGTCGGACTACAACTACAAGGTGTGGAAGACACTCGTTTTAAATATTCTCTAGATGAACTAAAGTCTCTGACTAAAACGGCAAATGGCGAAGTGGTAATGACTGTAACGCAAAAACGGGACAAGCGACATAATGCCACCTACATAGGTAAAGGGAAATTAGAGGAACTTGTTGCGCTTGAAAGTGAACTTGATCCAGATGTTATCATTATTAATGATGAACTTTCCCCTAGTCAATTAAGAAACTTATCTTCGTACTTAAAAGCAAGAGTGATTGATCGTACACAATTAATTCTAGATATATTTGCATCACGTGCGAATTCAAAAGAAGGTAAATTACAGGTGGAGTTGGCACAACTTCAATATTTATTACCACGTTTAGCTGGAAAAGGAATTCAATTATCACGTCTAGGAGCCGGTATTGGAACTAGAGGACCCGGTGAAACACAACTCGAAACGGATCGTCGTCATATCAATAGACGGATTGATGAAATTAAAAAACAATTAGATGTTATTGTTCAGCATCGTGAAAGATATAGAGAAAGAAGAAAGAAAAATAATGCCTTTCAAATGGCATTAGTTGGATACACAAATGCAGGAAAATCAACATTGTTTAATCGCCTAGCGGAAGCAGAATCCTTTGAGGAAAATCTTTTATTTGCTACACTTGACCCAATGACTAGGAAACTCATTCTACCATGCGGACTAACAACGTTATTAACAGATACGGTCGGGTTTATTCAAGACTTACCAACATCCTTGGTTGCAGCCTTTCGGTCAACTCTAGAAGAGGTAAGAGAAGCGGATTTAATTTTGCATGTGGTTGATGCTTCTAATCCCGATTATTTTAACCACGAACAAACAGTGTATAAACTGCTAAAAGAATTAAAAGTAGATTCCATCCCAATGCTAACTATCTATAATAAAAGGGATCAAGTGTTGCCGGAGTTTGTCCCAACCACTAGAGAGAATTCAGTCTTAGTTAGTGCACATGATTCAAAAGATCTATTTAATATTAAAACACATATAGAAGATAAAATGGTTGAAGAGATGAGTGAGTATAAAGTATCGATACCAAATACAGAAGGAAAAATACTCGCTAGTCTAAAGCAAGATACCATACTAAAAGAGTTACACTATAACGAAGATACAGAGATGTATGAATGTAATGGCTTTATCATTGAAAGTCACTCATTATCAGGTCAACTTAGAAATTTTCAACTATAA
- the spoVK gene encoding stage V sporulation protein K yields MDQPITMKNNGQINVVLNGQKKKLKVVNSPSDERLSTNLPSKHNALKDIEHEMDKLVGMEEMKKMVKEIYAWLYINKKREEEGLKAGKQALHMMFKGNPGTGKTTVARLLGKLFVQMNVLSKGHLIEAERADLVGEYIGHTAQKTRDLIKKALGGILFIDEAYSLARGGEKDFGKEAIDTLVKHMEDKQHEFVLILAGYSREMDHFLSLNPGLYSRFPLVIDFPDYTVDQLMEIAGRMMDEREYILSRDASRKLREHLNIIKTETRSNTFSNGRYIRNIIEKSIRTQAMRLLVNEEYDRQELLTIRTQDLLFKE; encoded by the coding sequence TTGGATCAACCAATTACAATGAAAAATAATGGTCAAATAAATGTTGTTTTAAATGGACAAAAGAAAAAATTAAAAGTTGTTAACTCTCCCTCTGATGAAAGGCTTTCTACTAATTTGCCTTCTAAGCATAATGCACTAAAGGACATTGAACATGAGATGGATAAATTAGTTGGTATGGAAGAAATGAAGAAAATGGTGAAAGAAATCTATGCATGGCTCTATATTAATAAAAAGCGAGAAGAAGAAGGGTTGAAAGCCGGAAAGCAAGCTTTACACATGATGTTTAAAGGTAATCCAGGAACTGGAAAAACGACAGTAGCAAGACTGTTAGGGAAATTATTCGTGCAGATGAACGTTCTATCTAAAGGTCACCTTATTGAAGCAGAACGTGCTGATTTAGTGGGTGAATATATCGGACATACTGCTCAAAAAACAAGAGATTTAATTAAAAAGGCGTTGGGTGGAATTTTATTTATTGACGAAGCCTATTCACTTGCACGCGGGGGAGAAAAGGATTTCGGTAAAGAAGCAATTGATACGCTTGTAAAACATATGGAAGACAAACAACATGAATTTGTACTTATTCTAGCTGGTTATTCAAGGGAGATGGATCATTTTCTATCATTAAACCCTGGTTTATATTCCAGGTTTCCACTTGTTATCGATTTTCCTGACTATACAGTTGACCAGTTAATGGAGATAGCGGGTCGAATGATGGATGAACGTGAGTATATCCTAAGTCGGGATGCCAGCAGAAAGCTAAGAGAACATTTAAATATCATTAAAACCGAAACAAGATCTAATACATTTAGTAATGGTAGGTATATTCGAAATATAATTGAAAAGTCGATTAGAACCCAAGCGATGAGATTATTGGTTAATGAAGAGTATGACCGGCAAGAATTACTTACTATTAGAACTCAAGATTTGTTATTCAAGGAGTAA
- the hfq gene encoding RNA chaperone Hfq, producing the protein MKQSVNIQDQFLNQLRKDTTFVTVFLLNGFQIRGTVKGFDNFTVLLETEGKQQLIYKHAISTFSPQKNIQLELE; encoded by the coding sequence GTGAAGCAATCAGTTAATATTCAGGACCAATTTTTAAACCAGTTAAGAAAGGATACTACATTTGTCACTGTGTTTTTATTAAATGGATTCCAAATTAGAGGAACAGTTAAAGGATTTGATAATTTTACTGTTTTATTAGAAACAGAGGGGAAACAACAACTAATTTATAAGCATGCTATTTCAACGTTCTCACCACAAAAAAATATCCAATTAGAGCTTGAATAG
- the miaA gene encoding tRNA (adenosine(37)-N6)-dimethylallyltransferase MiaA — MEESSDDSLVERISEKVIVLIGPTAVGKTKLSIELAKKLNAEIISGDSMQIYKEMDIGTAKITKAEMEGIPHHLIDIKEPTESYSVADFQVDVRRTIKDIHNRGKVAMIVGGTGLYIQSVIYDYHFTDQASDPDYRVNLEKLIEEEGIEPSFRKLQVIDPESADRIHPNNIRRVIRALEIHHTTGKTMTQYLNEQEKTLIYDVAIIGLTMEREELYNRINQRVDLMVEEGLLDEVERLYNKGIRDCQSIQAIGYKEVYDYLEGNVSLNQAIEILKQNSRRYAKRQLTWFRNKMNVTWFDVTNKPFSNTLDEILKYVAGKL, encoded by the coding sequence ATGGAAGAAAGTAGTGATGATTCATTGGTCGAAAGAATAAGTGAAAAAGTTATAGTCCTAATAGGCCCGACAGCTGTTGGGAAAACAAAGCTTAGCATTGAGCTTGCGAAAAAGCTTAATGCTGAAATTATTAGTGGAGATTCGATGCAAATATATAAGGAAATGGATATTGGAACTGCTAAAATTACAAAAGCAGAAATGGAAGGCATTCCGCATCATTTAATAGACATTAAAGAACCAACCGAAAGTTATTCTGTCGCAGATTTCCAGGTAGATGTTCGAAGGACTATAAAAGATATCCATAATCGAGGAAAAGTCGCGATGATTGTGGGGGGGACGGGATTATACATACAATCTGTTATATATGATTATCATTTTACAGACCAAGCCTCAGATCCAGATTATCGTGTGAACCTCGAGAAGTTAATTGAAGAAGAAGGAATAGAGCCATCCTTTAGAAAACTACAAGTAATTGATCCTGAAAGTGCTGATCGAATACATCCTAATAATATAAGGAGGGTGATAAGGGCTCTTGAAATACATCATACAACTGGAAAAACGATGACTCAATATTTAAACGAACAGGAAAAAACTTTAATCTATGATGTTGCAATTATAGGATTAACGATGGAAAGAGAAGAATTATACAATAGAATCAATCAGCGAGTGGATTTAATGGTAGAAGAAGGACTTCTTGATGAGGTCGAAAGGTTATACAACAAAGGAATTAGAGATTGTCAATCTATTCAAGCCATTGGATATAAAGAAGTTTATGACTATTTAGAAGGTAATGTTTCTTTAAATCAAGCAATTGAAATATTAAAACAAAATTCAAGAAGGTATGCCAAAAGACAACTTACTTGGTTCCGTAACAAAATGAATGTCACGTGGTTTGATGTAACAAACAAACCTTTTAGTAACACTTTAGATGAAATTTTAAAATATGTTGCAGGAAAGCTTTAA